One segment of Desulfovibrio sp. X2 DNA contains the following:
- a CDS encoding motility protein A yields MDIATLLGLIVGLAMVTGAILLGGSIMDFINIPSILIVVGGSLAAISVAFPFEEVMQAFYAGVKIFASRKVRPREVVDIMVKVAEISRREGLLALENIQTENAVLKKSCQLIADNADPGLIRDTLRIEIGAMKKRHKIGQDVFRGLAAYAPAFGMIGTLIGLVQMLTRLDDPKSIGPAMAVALITTFYGSIMSNLLFLPIAGKLFARTQQEILHLEIIFEGAKCILENNNPRLVYEKLSSFIAPKERRYER; encoded by the coding sequence ATGGATATCGCGACTCTACTCGGTCTGATCGTCGGCCTCGCCATGGTCACGGGAGCCATCCTTCTGGGCGGCTCCATCATGGATTTCATCAACATTCCCTCGATCCTGATCGTCGTGGGCGGCTCCCTGGCCGCCATCAGCGTGGCCTTTCCGTTCGAGGAGGTCATGCAGGCCTTCTACGCCGGGGTCAAGATCTTCGCCTCGCGCAAGGTCCGCCCGCGCGAGGTGGTGGACATCATGGTCAAGGTGGCCGAGATCAGCCGCCGCGAGGGACTTCTGGCGCTGGAGAACATCCAGACCGAGAACGCGGTGCTCAAGAAATCCTGCCAGCTCATCGCGGACAACGCCGATCCCGGCCTCATCCGCGACACGTTGCGCATCGAGATCGGCGCCATGAAGAAGCGCCACAAGATCGGCCAGGACGTCTTCCGCGGCCTCGCGGCCTATGCCCCGGCCTTCGGCATGATCGGCACCCTGATCGGCCTCGTGCAGATGCTCACGCGGCTGGACGATCCCAAGTCCATCGGTCCGGCCATGGCCGTGGCGCTGATCACCACCTTCTACGGCTCGATCATGTCCAACCTGCTCTTCCTGCCCATCGCGGGCAAGCTCTTCGCCCGAACGCAGCAGGAGATCCTGCACCTGGAGATCATTTTCGAGGGAGCGAAATGCATCCTTGAGAACAACAACCCTCGTCTGGTATACGAGAAGCTCTCATCCTTCATAGCCCCGAAGGAGCGAAGATATGAGCGATGA
- a CDS encoding purine-nucleoside phosphorylase, giving the protein MQNVQKVQQAATTVRERLGGLDADAVGVVLGTGLGRWAARLTEDRLGYAEIPGFPASTVPGHEGALLKGRIGGRQVLALSGRFHLYEGYSPEELCMGVRTLAAAGVRSVVLTNAAGALDPTFDVGSLMCITDHINWTGRTPLAGPNVDEWGPRFPDMSRVWSPRLRELAMRVALEKGVRLERGVYIQVPGPQMETPAETRAYRMLGAHAIGMSTVLEAVALRHMGVELLGISCLTNKNLPDCMEEAPLETVLAQASRSAGQLGELLDGIIVRI; this is encoded by the coding sequence ATGCAAAACGTTCAAAAAGTCCAGCAAGCCGCGACAACCGTCCGGGAACGCCTGGGGGGACTGGATGCGGACGCAGTGGGCGTCGTCCTGGGCACCGGGCTCGGGCGCTGGGCGGCGAGGCTCACCGAAGATCGCCTCGGCTATGCCGAGATTCCCGGCTTCCCCGCCTCCACCGTGCCCGGGCACGAAGGCGCCCTGCTCAAGGGGCGCATCGGCGGCCGCCAGGTCCTCGCCCTCTCCGGCCGCTTCCATCTCTACGAAGGCTACTCCCCCGAGGAGCTGTGCATGGGGGTGCGCACCCTCGCGGCGGCGGGCGTGCGCAGCGTCGTCCTGACCAACGCCGCGGGCGCCCTCGATCCGACCTTCGACGTCGGCTCGCTCATGTGCATCACCGACCACATCAACTGGACCGGCCGTACTCCCCTGGCCGGTCCCAACGTCGACGAATGGGGGCCGCGCTTCCCGGACATGAGCCGCGTCTGGAGCCCGCGCCTGCGCGAGCTGGCCATGCGGGTCGCCCTGGAGAAAGGCGTGCGTCTCGAGCGCGGCGTCTACATCCAGGTGCCGGGCCCCCAGATGGAGACGCCCGCCGAGACGCGGGCCTACCGCATGCTCGGGGCGCACGCCATCGGCATGTCCACGGTGCTCGAGGCCGTCGCCCTGCGCCACATGGGCGTGGAACTGCTCGGCATCTCCTGCCTGACCAACAAGAACCTGCCGGACTGCATGGAGGAGGCCCCGCTGGAGACCGTGCTCGCCCAGGCCTCGCGCAGCGCCGGGCAACTCGGGGAGCTTCTGGACGGGATCATCGTCCGCATCTGA
- a CDS encoding cold shock domain-containing protein — protein sequence MKHHGVVSWFNEIKGFGFIRDDESGEDVFVDYSAVEREGFRTLYAGETVEYEKTEDSGGVKAAKVRLTGTLAPGA from the coding sequence ATGAAACACCACGGCGTCGTAAGCTGGTTCAACGAGATCAAGGGATTCGGCTTCATCCGCGACGACGAAAGCGGAGAGGACGTCTTCGTGGACTACTCCGCCGTGGAGCGCGAAGGCTTCAGGACGCTCTACGCGGGCGAGACCGTGGAGTACGAGAAGACCGAGGACAGCGGCGGCGTCAAAGCCGCCAAGGTCCGGCTCACTGGTACACTGGCTCCAGGCGCCTGA
- a CDS encoding acetyl-CoA carboxylase carboxyl transferase subunit alpha/beta produces the protein MELDNRIRLLQERLGYIRDIFGDKENANIKLLQARLDEFLAHSRGMDVSEQMRHMAQLEDLFFFLEKKLDAQLTPMDRVRIVRHPMRVCLKDILENVYDNYTEIGGQDEYSIDPSMLIARAYITRRVGKKVMHQPVMVIGQEKGHGQEFRNGGSVKPWGNAKALHYMKVAEMENIPIHAYVFTPGSYPIEDYPGAAQQIARNLFEMSELRVPFVAAISEGGSGGAEAIALSDMRLMFSHGYYSVISPEGAAAIEAKTRQGERVAPELIEKCARQLKITAEDNLRMGYVDRVVTEPPLGARVDHYDFYKTLRNEMINATNQVVLQVKGMKLFRSLALNSRLADGDKAPMDAEEVYVSWHLSSKARDSLVWKRHQKFRALAQSAYLDKRSVSEKFMARFQDAAWAVNSFFRYEFLRKHHRKIQRLREELEAEAHLVRNKVGKPVRAMLDKIGGGKPSTVSEEAKSSLTQLSKWDEGEQQGGKWAYISPKAKEDRTVTCPNSETHGCLDLWAPDLFGEYAGVCGYCGHHFTMEYQWYLYNVFDQDSIFEFNGQIESGNPLSYEGFDQRVEQAKKKTGLRSACMTFEARIENVNLVVAMLVAPFRGGSVGAAEGEKFIRAVERAKKKHYPFLAYVHGTAGIRIQEGTNGVIQMPRCTMAVHRYIEDGGLYVVLYDTNSYAGPVASFLGCSPYQFAIRSANIGFAGPGVIKETTGVDIPPDYHQAHQALSRGHIQGIWDRREARKNLYQALLTMGGRNLYYR, from the coding sequence ATGGAACTCGACAACAGAATACGTTTGCTCCAGGAACGCCTGGGCTACATCCGCGATATCTTCGGCGACAAGGAAAACGCCAACATCAAGCTCCTGCAGGCCAGGCTCGACGAGTTCCTGGCCCACTCCAGGGGCATGGACGTGTCCGAGCAGATGCGCCACATGGCGCAGCTCGAGGACCTCTTCTTCTTCCTCGAGAAGAAGCTCGACGCCCAGCTGACCCCCATGGACCGCGTGCGCATCGTGCGCCATCCCATGCGCGTCTGCCTCAAGGACATCCTCGAGAACGTCTACGACAACTACACCGAGATCGGCGGTCAGGACGAATACTCCATCGACCCCTCCATGCTCATCGCGCGGGCCTACATCACCCGCCGCGTGGGCAAGAAGGTCATGCACCAGCCGGTCATGGTCATCGGCCAAGAGAAGGGCCACGGCCAGGAGTTCCGCAACGGCGGCTCGGTCAAGCCCTGGGGCAACGCCAAGGCGTTGCACTACATGAAGGTCGCGGAGATGGAGAACATCCCGATCCACGCCTACGTCTTCACCCCGGGTTCGTACCCCATCGAGGACTACCCGGGCGCGGCGCAGCAGATCGCGCGCAACCTCTTCGAGATGTCGGAGCTGCGCGTGCCCTTCGTGGCGGCCATCTCCGAGGGCGGCTCCGGCGGCGCCGAGGCCATCGCCCTGTCCGACATGCGCCTCATGTTCTCCCACGGCTACTATTCGGTCATCTCCCCCGAGGGCGCCGCGGCCATCGAGGCCAAGACGCGGCAGGGCGAACGGGTGGCCCCCGAGCTCATCGAGAAGTGCGCCCGGCAGCTGAAGATCACCGCCGAGGACAACCTGCGCATGGGCTACGTCGACCGCGTGGTGACCGAGCCGCCGCTCGGCGCGCGCGTGGACCACTACGACTTCTACAAGACCCTGCGCAACGAGATGATCAACGCCACCAACCAGGTGGTGCTCCAGGTCAAGGGCATGAAGCTCTTCCGTTCCCTGGCGCTCAACTCGCGCCTCGCGGACGGCGACAAGGCCCCCATGGACGCCGAGGAGGTCTACGTCTCCTGGCACCTGTCCTCCAAGGCGCGCGACAGCCTGGTCTGGAAGCGGCACCAGAAATTCCGCGCCCTGGCGCAGTCGGCCTACCTGGACAAGCGCTCCGTGAGCGAGAAGTTCATGGCCCGCTTCCAGGACGCGGCCTGGGCGGTCAACTCCTTCTTCCGCTACGAATTCCTGCGCAAGCACCACCGCAAGATCCAGCGCCTGCGCGAGGAGCTGGAGGCCGAGGCGCATCTCGTGCGCAACAAGGTCGGCAAGCCCGTGCGCGCCATGCTGGACAAGATCGGCGGCGGCAAGCCCTCGACCGTGTCCGAGGAAGCCAAGAGCAGCCTCACCCAGCTCTCCAAGTGGGACGAGGGCGAGCAGCAGGGCGGCAAGTGGGCCTACATCAGCCCCAAGGCCAAGGAGGACAGGACAGTCACCTGCCCCAACTCCGAGACGCACGGCTGCCTTGACCTCTGGGCGCCGGACCTGTTCGGCGAGTACGCGGGCGTGTGCGGCTACTGCGGCCACCACTTCACCATGGAATACCAGTGGTACCTCTACAACGTCTTCGACCAGGACTCGATCTTCGAGTTCAACGGCCAGATCGAGTCGGGCAACCCGCTGAGCTACGAGGGCTTCGACCAGCGCGTCGAGCAGGCCAAGAAGAAGACTGGCCTGCGCTCCGCATGCATGACCTTCGAGGCGCGCATCGAGAACGTCAACCTCGTGGTCGCCATGCTCGTGGCCCCCTTCAGGGGCGGCTCGGTGGGCGCGGCCGAGGGCGAGAAGTTCATCCGCGCCGTTGAGCGGGCCAAGAAGAAGCACTATCCGTTCCTGGCCTACGTTCACGGCACCGCGGGCATCCGCATCCAGGAAGGCACCAACGGCGTCATCCAGATGCCGCGCTGCACCATGGCCGTGCACCGCTACATCGAGGACGGCGGCCTCTACGTGGTCCTCTACGACACCAATTCCTACGCAGGCCCCGTGGCCAGCTTCCTGGGCTGCTCGCCCTACCAGTTCGCCATCCGTTCGGCCAACATCGGCTTCGCCGGTCCCGGCGTGATCAAGGAAACCACCGGCGTGGACATTCCGCCCGACTACCACCAGGCCCACCAGGCCCTCTCCAGGGGCCACATCCAGGGCATCTGGGACCGTCGCGAAGCCCGCAAGAACCTCTACCAGGCCCTGCTGACCATGGGCGGCCGCAACCTCTACTACCGCTAG
- the cbiM gene encoding cobalt transporter CbiM: MHISEGVLSAPVLLTGAVLTAAGTAVGLRRMDYDRLMPVAVLSAAFFVASLIHVPVGPTSVHLILNGLIGAILGWAAFPAILVGLALQAVLFLYGGITSLGVNTFNMAMPGVVCFYLFRPLLARQGRAAAVGGFCCGFLGVLLAALLTAASLAFTDEGFLAAAKVLLLAHLPVMCIEGVITALAVSFLARTRPELLAAHQAA, encoded by the coding sequence ATGCACATTTCCGAAGGGGTACTTTCAGCCCCCGTGCTGCTCACGGGCGCGGTGCTGACCGCCGCGGGCACGGCCGTGGGGCTCCGGCGCATGGATTACGACCGGCTCATGCCCGTGGCCGTGCTCTCGGCGGCCTTCTTCGTGGCCTCGCTCATCCATGTCCCGGTCGGCCCCACCAGCGTGCACCTCATCCTCAACGGGCTCATCGGCGCCATCCTCGGCTGGGCGGCCTTCCCGGCCATCCTCGTGGGGCTCGCGCTGCAGGCGGTGCTCTTCCTTTACGGCGGCATCACCTCGCTCGGCGTGAACACCTTCAACATGGCCATGCCCGGGGTCGTCTGCTTCTACCTCTTCAGGCCGCTGCTCGCCCGCCAGGGCCGCGCCGCGGCCGTGGGCGGCTTCTGCTGCGGCTTCCTCGGCGTGCTGCTGGCCGCGCTCCTGACCGCGGCGTCCCTCGCCTTCACGGACGAGGGCTTCCTCGCGGCCGCCAAGGTCCTGCTCCTGGCCCATCTGCCGGTCATGTGCATCGAGGGCGTGATCACGGCGCTCGCCGTCTCCTTCCTCGCCCGCACGCGACCCGAGCTGCTTGCGGCGCACCAGGCCGCATGA
- a CDS encoding FlgO family outer membrane protein, whose product MFTRPSAVSGIVAAAVLLAALLSFGCSSQSIDDAVKSWNRMYPEKTAAEKEGVLLTSNYEAANRLASGLSDRDVDENARIVLTSFVDVDDLDNTSTLGRVIPEQISSRLAQKGFTTVELKGLTPQIEVREGQGEFGLSRRVKPVNKTTYGYAVLVGTYAVGLNVVTVNARIVRSSDNAVLAGADYNIPLTPNVMRMADLDTSRMADAPIVPSVSTVLPSERPASAAQPTLQPSSLATPYSSAPRTH is encoded by the coding sequence ATGTTCACGCGCCCTTCCGCCGTTTCCGGCATCGTTGCCGCCGCCGTGCTGCTCGCGGCCCTGCTGTCCTTCGGCTGCTCCTCGCAGTCCATCGACGACGCCGTGAAGTCCTGGAACCGCATGTACCCGGAAAAAACCGCCGCCGAGAAGGAAGGGGTGCTCCTCACCTCCAACTATGAGGCGGCCAACCGACTGGCCAGCGGACTTTCCGACCGCGACGTGGACGAAAACGCGCGCATCGTCCTGACCAGCTTCGTGGACGTGGACGACCTCGACAACACCTCCACGCTCGGCCGCGTCATCCCGGAGCAGATCTCCTCGCGCCTGGCCCAGAAGGGCTTCACAACCGTCGAGCTCAAGGGGTTGACCCCGCAGATCGAGGTGCGCGAGGGCCAGGGCGAGTTCGGCCTCTCCCGCCGCGTCAAGCCCGTGAACAAGACCACGTACGGCTACGCCGTGCTCGTCGGGACCTATGCCGTGGGGCTCAACGTGGTCACGGTGAATGCGCGCATCGTGCGCAGCTCGGACAACGCGGTCCTGGCCGGGGCGGACTACAACATCCCCCTCACGCCCAACGTCATGCGCATGGCCGACCTGGACACGAGCCGGATGGCGGATGCGCCCATCGTGCCCAGCGTCTCGACCGTGCTGCCCTCCGAGCGCCCGGCCTCGGCCGCGCAGCCCACGCTGCAGCCGTCGAGCCTCGCCACGCCCTACTCCTCCGCCCCGCGCACCCACTGA
- the cbiQ gene encoding cobalt ECF transporter T component CbiQ: MFEEPFAVGDSVLHRCDPRGKLVCAAAFSLTVALAPALTAPALALALALCLVCAARPPLGALLRRLAAVNAFIVFLWLLVPFTAPGTPVWRLGPLVASAEGLHLAVLITLKANAIVLALLALVLTSDAASLGQAMYRLGVPEKLAFLFLFTYRFIQVSGEEYGRLRVAARLRGFQAKTGLHTYRTLASLLAVLLLRSFERAERVHKAMLLRGFDGRFVSLREFSMRRADAVLLVLMLSCSAGLACLEILERFGRV, translated from the coding sequence GTGTTCGAGGAACCCTTTGCCGTCGGTGATTCCGTTCTGCATCGCTGCGATCCGCGGGGCAAGCTGGTCTGCGCCGCAGCCTTTTCGCTGACCGTGGCCCTGGCCCCGGCGCTGACAGCTCCGGCCCTTGCCCTTGCCCTGGCGCTCTGCCTCGTGTGCGCGGCCAGGCCGCCGCTCGGCGCCCTGCTGCGCCGCTTGGCCGCGGTCAACGCCTTCATCGTCTTCCTCTGGCTGCTCGTGCCCTTCACCGCGCCCGGCACGCCCGTCTGGCGCCTCGGCCCCCTCGTGGCGTCGGCCGAAGGGCTGCATCTGGCCGTGCTGATCACCCTCAAGGCCAACGCCATCGTCCTGGCCCTCCTGGCCCTGGTCCTGACGAGCGACGCCGCCTCCCTGGGACAGGCCATGTACCGCCTCGGAGTGCCCGAAAAGCTTGCCTTCCTTTTTTTGTTCACCTATCGCTTCATCCAGGTGTCGGGAGAGGAGTACGGCCGCCTGCGCGTGGCCGCCCGCCTGCGGGGATTTCAGGCCAAGACCGGCCTGCATACCTACCGCACCCTGGCCTCGCTCCTGGCCGTGCTCCTGCTGCGCAGCTTCGAGCGCGCGGAGAGGGTGCACAAGGCCATGCTCCTGCGCGGCTTCGACGGACGATTCGTCAGCCTGCGCGAGTTCTCCATGCGCAGGGCCGACGCCGTCCTTCTGGTCCTCATGCTGTCCTGCTCGGCGGGCCTCGCCTGCCTCGAAATCCTGGAGAGGTTCGGCCGTGTCTGA
- a CDS encoding energy-coupling factor ABC transporter ATP-binding protein has protein sequence MSDVLLELRDVVFTYPGSSAPTLDGLDFSFCADQRIGLVGHNGSGKTTLLHIMMGLLRPQRGAVIFAGRPVATEKEFRQVRTTIGLLLQNADDQLFFPTVLDDVAFGPLNLGQTPAQARETALAVLASLGLAGFENRLTHKLSGGEKKLVSLAAVLAMNPRALLLDEPTNSLDPATRDRLVDILCDLDRPCVIISHDWDFLARVTREFRTISGGKLIDGSGMVPHHHVHVHPLGFVEHEHDAVHGTVHAAGHDRGHGHEHEHDHGHEHCHDHADHAHDHVAARDD, from the coding sequence GTGTCTGATGTGCTTCTCGAACTGCGCGACGTCGTCTTCACCTATCCCGGCTCGTCCGCGCCCACGCTCGACGGGTTGGACTTCTCCTTTTGCGCGGACCAGCGCATCGGCCTCGTCGGGCACAACGGCTCGGGCAAGACCACGCTGCTGCACATCATGATGGGTCTTCTGCGCCCCCAGCGCGGGGCGGTGATCTTCGCCGGGCGGCCGGTGGCCACGGAGAAGGAGTTCCGCCAGGTGCGCACGACCATCGGGCTGCTCCTGCAGAACGCGGACGACCAGCTCTTCTTCCCCACCGTGCTCGACGACGTGGCCTTCGGTCCCCTGAATCTCGGCCAGACGCCCGCGCAGGCGCGCGAGACGGCGCTCGCCGTGCTGGCCTCGCTGGGGCTTGCGGGCTTCGAGAACCGACTCACGCACAAGCTCTCGGGCGGTGAGAAGAAGCTCGTCTCCCTGGCCGCGGTCCTGGCCATGAACCCGCGGGCCCTGCTCCTGGACGAGCCCACCAACAGCCTCGATCCCGCGACGCGGGACCGCCTGGTCGACATCCTCTGCGACCTCGACCGTCCCTGCGTCATCATCTCCCACGACTGGGACTTCCTCGCCCGCGTCACGCGCGAATTCCGCACCATCAGCGGCGGCAAGCTCATCGACGGCTCCGGCATGGTCCCGCACCACCACGTGCACGTCCATCCGCTCGGCTTCGTGGAGCACGAGCACGACGCGGTGCATGGGACGGTGCATGCGGCCGGACATGACCGCGGCCATGGGCACGAACATGAGCATGATCATGGCCATGAGCACTGCCATGATCATGCAGACCACGCGCACGACCACGTCGCCGCCCGCGACGACTAG
- a CDS encoding chemotaxis protein CheW, with translation MDMDLAKQTNQYLTFVLAEEIFALDITSVREVLEMTTVTRIPRTPEFMRGVINLRGHAVPVVDMRLKFGLPKTEATVNTCIIIVEVEVEGEETVLGALVDSVREVVEMPAEDIEPAPRMGTSVDTRFIRGIGKQDAQFVIILDIDKVFSADELALARSVCESEKDLAAAAG, from the coding sequence ATGGACATGGATTTGGCGAAACAGACCAACCAGTACCTGACCTTCGTTCTGGCGGAGGAAATTTTCGCCCTGGACATCACCTCCGTGCGTGAGGTCCTGGAGATGACTACCGTCACGCGCATTCCCCGCACGCCCGAGTTCATGCGCGGGGTCATCAACCTGCGCGGACACGCCGTGCCCGTGGTGGACATGCGCCTCAAGTTCGGCCTGCCGAAGACGGAGGCCACGGTCAACACCTGCATCATCATCGTCGAGGTCGAGGTGGAGGGCGAGGAGACCGTGCTCGGCGCCCTGGTGGACTCCGTGCGCGAAGTGGTGGAGATGCCCGCCGAGGACATCGAGCCCGCGCCGCGCATGGGCACGAGCGTGGATACCCGCTTCATCCGCGGCATCGGCAAGCAGGATGCGCAGTTCGTGATCATCCTGGACATCGACAAGGTCTTTTCCGCCGACGAGCTGGCCCTGGCCCGCAGCGTCTGCGAGTCCGAGAAGGATCTGGCCGCAGCCGCGGGCTAG
- the infA gene encoding translation initiation factor IF-1, giving the protein MAKEDAIEVDGVVQEALPNAMFRVELENGHEVLAHISGKMRKYYIRILPGDKVKVELSPYDLTRGRITYRLK; this is encoded by the coding sequence ATGGCCAAGGAAGATGCAATCGAGGTCGACGGCGTGGTGCAGGAAGCCCTGCCCAACGCCATGTTCCGCGTGGAACTCGAAAACGGGCACGAGGTGCTGGCCCATATCTCCGGAAAGATGCGCAAGTACTACATCCGCATCCTGCCCGGCGACAAGGTCAAGGTCGAGCTTTCGCCCTACGACCTGACCCGCGGCCGCATCACCTACCGCCTCAAGTAA
- a CDS encoding biotin carboxylase N-terminal domain-containing protein gives MSAKRHKVLVANRGEIAIRIINACRKLGLDFVAVHTKEDEFSGHVRHARKHGGDKAAYQVASYHDANELLAVADDAGATAVHPGYGFFAEDFRFARRVVKRDRPLVWIGPSWQVIRELGDKINTKRLARRLNVPTVPGSDRPIYDEMEAEEIGESLFAFQADQGFERHLVLLKASAGGGGMGIEEVERMDTFRSTYRRLRNYAKRQFQDSGVLIEQRIFDFNHLEVQILGDKAGTSHIHFATRNCTVQSTGRQKRIEVAPGFTPKELSYGFDAAKVLADITEYSLRIAKEVGYNSVGTWEWIVTPKGDPFLMEVNTRIQVENGISGAISSINGEGPVDLIKEQIRCALGEPLGYSQENVTFDGVSIEYRIIAEDPDNRFTPWVGRIDRFAWADLPWLSVLTHVPTDVAYEIPTEFDPNLALAIVKGKDLAEAKARGVEFLDSLVLEGVDKAGQPLRSNVSFLRDKTANLLEF, from the coding sequence GTGTCCGCGAAACGACATAAGGTCCTGGTCGCGAACCGGGGCGAGATAGCCATCCGCATCATCAACGCCTGCCGCAAGCTCGGCCTGGATTTCGTGGCCGTCCACACCAAGGAAGACGAGTTCTCCGGCCATGTGCGCCACGCGCGCAAGCACGGCGGCGACAAGGCCGCCTACCAGGTGGCCTCCTACCACGACGCCAACGAGCTCCTGGCCGTGGCCGACGACGCGGGAGCCACCGCGGTCCATCCGGGATACGGCTTCTTCGCCGAGGACTTCCGCTTCGCCCGCCGCGTGGTCAAGCGAGACCGTCCCCTGGTCTGGATAGGCCCCTCGTGGCAGGTCATCCGCGAGCTGGGCGACAAGATCAACACCAAGCGCCTGGCGCGCCGTCTGAACGTGCCCACGGTGCCCGGCTCCGACCGGCCCATCTACGACGAGATGGAGGCCGAGGAGATCGGCGAGAGCCTCTTCGCCTTCCAGGCGGACCAGGGCTTCGAGCGCCACCTCGTGCTGCTCAAGGCCTCCGCGGGCGGCGGGGGCATGGGCATCGAGGAAGTGGAGCGCATGGACACCTTCCGCTCCACCTACCGCCGCCTGCGCAACTACGCCAAGCGCCAGTTCCAGGACTCCGGCGTGCTCATCGAGCAGCGCATCTTCGATTTCAACCACCTCGAGGTGCAGATACTGGGCGACAAGGCCGGCACGTCGCACATCCACTTCGCCACGCGCAACTGCACGGTGCAGAGCACCGGCCGCCAGAAGCGCATCGAGGTCGCGCCCGGCTTCACCCCCAAGGAGCTGAGCTACGGCTTCGACGCGGCCAAAGTGCTGGCCGACATCACCGAATACTCCCTGCGCATCGCCAAGGAGGTCGGCTACAACTCCGTCGGCACCTGGGAGTGGATCGTGACCCCCAAGGGCGACCCGTTCCTGATGGAGGTCAACACCCGCATCCAGGTGGAGAACGGCATCTCGGGCGCCATCTCGAGCATCAACGGCGAGGGCCCCGTGGACCTCATCAAGGAGCAGATCCGCTGCGCGCTCGGCGAGCCGCTCGGCTACTCCCAGGAGAACGTCACCTTCGACGGCGTGAGCATCGAGTACCGCATCATCGCCGAGGACCCGGACAACCGCTTCACCCCCTGGGTGGGACGTATCGACCGCTTCGCCTGGGCCGACCTGCCCTGGCTCTCCGTGCTGACCCACGTGCCCACCGACGTGGCGTACGAGATCCCCACGGAATTCGACCCCAACCTCGCGCTGGCCATCGTCAAGGGCAAGGACCTCGCCGAGGCCAAGGCGCGCGGCGTGGAGTTCCTGGACTCCCTGGTGCTGGAAGGGGTGGACAAGGCAGGGCAGCCCCTGCGCTCCAACGTCTCGTTCCTGCGGGACAAGACCGCGAACCTTTTGGAATTCTAA
- a CDS encoding flagellar motor protein MotB codes for MSDDDEGLGLEEEEEASTGEWLLTYSDMVTLLLTFFVLLFSMSTLDKNQFTDSFSAIKSALQGKETSINTSRITAKEASVLMEQIQMRRQLEQAQQRVFQDVKLLQTTQGVAGLVTAKLDKGKITLRMPSEVLFDSGSATLKPEGREILARMKNFFIKYPDEMINIKGYTDDVAPTAGARFHDNWELSALRAVNVLRAMVEMGISPNRMTATGLGELDPLYPNTSPENRAKNRRVEFVLEKIVQ; via the coding sequence ATGAGCGATGACGACGAAGGGCTCGGGCTCGAAGAGGAGGAGGAGGCCTCGACCGGCGAATGGCTTCTGACCTACTCCGACATGGTCACGCTGCTGCTGACCTTTTTCGTGCTGCTGTTCTCCATGTCCACCCTCGACAAGAATCAGTTCACCGACTCGTTCTCGGCCATCAAGTCGGCGCTGCAGGGCAAGGAGACGAGCATCAACACTTCGCGCATCACGGCCAAGGAAGCCAGCGTCCTGATGGAGCAGATCCAGATGCGCCGCCAGCTCGAGCAGGCGCAGCAGCGGGTCTTCCAGGACGTGAAGCTCCTGCAGACCACCCAGGGCGTGGCCGGGCTGGTCACGGCCAAGCTGGACAAGGGCAAGATCACCCTGCGCATGCCGAGCGAGGTGCTTTTCGATTCCGGCTCCGCCACCCTGAAGCCTGAAGGGCGGGAGATACTGGCCCGGATGAAGAATTTCTTCATCAAGTATCCGGACGAGATGATTAACATCAAGGGCTACACCGACGACGTCGCCCCCACCGCGGGGGCGCGCTTCCACGACAACTGGGAGCTTTCGGCCCTGCGTGCGGTCAACGTGCTCCGGGCCATGGTGGAGATGGGCATAAGCCCGAACAGGATGACCGCCACGGGGCTGGGCGAACTCGATCCGCTCTACCCCAACACCTCGCCGGAGAACCGGGCCAAGAACAGGCGGGTGGAGTTCGTCCTGGAGAAGATCGTGCAGTAG